A genomic window from Serratia liquefaciens includes:
- the oxyR gene encoding DNA-binding transcriptional regulator OxyR, whose product MNIRDLEYLVALAEHRHFRRAADSCHVSQPTLSGQIRKLEDELGVMLLERTSRKVLFTQAGLLLVEQARTVLREVKVLKEMASQQGEAMSGPLHIGLIPTVGPYLLPQIIPTLHKTFPKLEMYLHEAQTQQLLAQLDSGKLDCAILALVKETEAFIEVPLFDEPMKLAVYSDHPWSQRDRVAMPDLAGEKLLMLEDGHCLRDQAMGFCFQAGADEDTHFRATSLETLRNMVAAGSGITLLPSLAVPPQRERDGVCYLDCFKPEPKRTIALVYRPGSPLRSRYEQLAEAIREHMQSYMGTTLKQAV is encoded by the coding sequence ATGAATATTCGTGATTTAGAGTACCTGGTCGCTTTGGCCGAGCACCGGCATTTCCGCCGTGCCGCCGATTCTTGCCATGTTAGCCAACCCACGCTGAGTGGGCAGATCCGTAAGCTGGAAGACGAGCTGGGTGTGATGCTGCTCGAACGCACCAGCCGCAAGGTGTTATTCACCCAGGCGGGCCTGTTGCTGGTGGAACAGGCGCGTACCGTGCTGCGCGAAGTCAAAGTTCTGAAAGAGATGGCCAGCCAGCAAGGTGAAGCCATGTCCGGGCCGCTGCATATCGGCCTGATCCCCACCGTCGGGCCTTATCTGCTGCCGCAGATCATTCCTACGCTGCACAAAACCTTTCCCAAGCTGGAAATGTACCTGCATGAAGCGCAAACCCAACAGCTGTTGGCGCAGCTCGACAGCGGTAAACTGGACTGCGCCATCCTGGCGCTGGTGAAGGAAACGGAAGCCTTTATTGAAGTGCCGCTGTTTGACGAACCGATGAAGTTGGCGGTGTATTCCGATCACCCATGGTCGCAGCGTGACCGCGTGGCGATGCCGGATCTGGCCGGGGAAAAGTTGTTGATGCTGGAAGATGGCCACTGCCTGCGCGATCAGGCGATGGGCTTTTGTTTCCAGGCAGGGGCTGACGAAGATACCCACTTCCGGGCGACCAGCCTGGAAACGCTGCGTAATATGGTCGCGGCGGGCAGTGGGATTACGTTGTTGCCGTCACTGGCGGTACCGCCGCAGCGTGAGCGCGACGGCGTCTGTTACCTGGACTGCTTCAAACCTGAACCCAAGCGCACCATTGCGCTGGTGTACCGCCCCGGTTCCCCATTGCGCAGTCGT